In Pieris rapae chromosome 10, ilPieRapa1.1, whole genome shotgun sequence, the genomic window TTTGTGCGATTGGGGGTGAATTTTTCCAATAACTTGATACTACAATTCTATGAGCATAATAAACCCAATTAAATGGTGGACTGAGTTTTCGCATTCAGACGcttgataaaaaattgtacttGGAATAAACGAaaccaaaaacaaatatcgttCTGTAACCAGATATAATCTGTGTGCTGTCAAAACTGATATTGACGTATATACTTGACACTGTAATAATCTGTGACTAACTATAGGACTTGGATATATGGAATGCCATATATGTACACTTGCACCTATTACAAATGCTTTTCAGccttaaaactattaaacaaatattatatataagcatGAAAACAtacttttctatatttaacttatataattacGTTGCGATGTTACTCTGTATATTCTGTTATGTAacacacattttaataaagaattaaacgactttgaatttaaatgcaCATAtgattgtgttttttattgacAAATTTGCGacgttaagttaaaaaaattatttatatattgtaatatttatacttttttatatgtttgtatcACAAAGCGTCATTCTCTTTGAGTAGGAAATGTCCGACTAAACGTTTCTGGATGTCCGTAACGCCGCCGTAGATTTGAGTTCCCCTTGCGTCTCTGAAAAGATAAGAAAACTGTATTTACTGATGTCAAaggcttttatattttttatgtcagtGTTCAGATCTAGcaccattattataatgaaaaaaaattgtatgttccATTTCCGAAGTAACAACATATCCCTTAAAATTGAATCCGAAGTAAAATTGAcggaaaataatttacaaatatccaTAAAGtctaaagatatataaaaaatttcctTCGGCTTTTCCTACCATAGTATACGAAAACATACCCGTTTAATGCACCACTTAAAGATTTATGAAGCTTACAAATTATGAATACTTTGTGAAGCGAAGGAGCaatgtaatgttaattttagtCCTTTCGAGTGCCATTGATGTTTTGAAGTCGTAAACAGCGATGGACATTGCTTGCAAAAAGTTAGTTAGACCTATGAAAGTAGTAAgacataaatgtataaataattgaatcaTTGACGACCAGTTAATTTCTGACCGGTTTGTTGATCCCTTGGACTAATAACTgcagtttcatcatcggacgtcaaggtataatacaaaataccgtCGCTCTGAGCTTCTCTTAAGGCAGTTTCTCCGACCTTCACCAATTGGACCTaatacttcaagaaaagagcgtagcaattttaaaaggtcggcaacgcacttgccaGCCTTTTGGCAATGacagtgttcatgggcggcggtaacaCTGCTAAGCTTCTTGCGTTTGCCTCcagttacatataaataacaaaatataacttacCTATAATGTCTCTCAGCGTTATATTTAGTGGACAATCCATTCCCTCCCATTATTTGTACGCAGTGATCAGCCACCGCGGCCGCATTTCGTCCAGCCACATACTTTGCCATCGCGCTATTTTTTGTCGTAACCTGAGTTGCCGCTCGGTACGTAAGAAGGCGCGACGTCTCAATCATAACTGACATTTCTGTTAGTCGGTCCTGGAGTCAAAATGGAATGACGTAAGACGAGAAACATTGCTTATagtttaaagttaatattataattttcttcgcgagaaatatttgatttttaaaactttggaCGAGGCCTTTTGTTTCAATTGCCATCGGTTTGATGTCGAATTTATGGAGAATCTATGTTGTAGTACCTTCCCACACGTAAATATCAATTCCATACCAATCGCAATTTCAGAATGTGTTTttagagtttttaaaattaacactattcttatagaaaatcAGACGATATCTTTGAAACGAGATTAAgggaaattttgtaaataaatgcagATAATATgttcctattttaaaaatgaaattcaatTTCTGTCTTTAGAAAGTAAGGTAGTTATTAATACTTACTTGAACTGAGGGTAGTCTTGATAAACTTTTTCCAAATGCAACTCTCTCTTTAGCATAGCTTATTGCAGTATCTAAAGCAGCCTGAGATATGCCtgtaaacaaattcaaattctaaaaaataaatttaaaaaaatttatagtttCGACGGAAagccaaataaaatacattcttAGTTATGTTTTGTGCTTATGACTCCTACATGTTGTAAGCGCAGAGCAGTGGCGTTACTTTCAGCATTCATTGTCATTACATGTCATAAATTAACACCGTCAAAGTCAGTTTAAAACCGTTACtatctaataaaatagtacatttcattacaagtgcggaaagcctgtcattgcaacgagttccgacgaatgtctacccgagccgaggcgcagctgaaggtgagggttgacagtcgggacgagttgcaatgacggttccgcacgtgtactgaacgactatttttaatacagttgcgaaaaaattaagcaatttaattaaaatatttgctttttttctattctctctacggaataaattcgttgcacgtagatatgtagcgacttatatgtttccggtaaattgttctccgaagcattttatgcaattatactgcgttcgggtggtattcattcaaataaaatatcgtcgaaattactcattttgtgcaacaaataactcaactcgaaagaacatttttggaaaatggcgccaatcGCAAAGAATATtagcaaagcttgttttttcttttcttcacccattctgggtaggcaaagggaacttggcccatacagccaattcttcagtagactatttttattgaaagaaaaccaaatctaactcattgagtccaatcattaaatctgatatttaaacaaatagtagcttatttttaaaatatttgcatgaatcataaaaacttctgtgattttttttagtaaaaacttcatggttagttttttctttttaatttttttttattgatatgaaatataataaacctaacctaacttattgaatccaattattagtaaactttttaaaaatacgtatttgcatatattataaaattctttttaatatttttttaattgatatgaaatgaaaagaaacctaatcgaacttattgaatccaattattataatatttagaaatcatatatcataaaaacttctatgaatctttttaataaaaccttcgtggtgggttttttctttttaatacacattgttttgacagttggcaaagaaaacgcacgagtgcgggaatggcaaagaaaaagcacgagtgtgtaatagctcactttccgaacgctatacctccctgcaatatgccactttttgagcaacggtattaaaaaatatatatttatacatatgtcAATAAATCGTGTTATTGAACTTATCTGGTCCTGgaatctaataaaatagattcacttacatattgttttaactttaaaacgattttttaaaaCGTGTTTTTACAAAACACCAGCAAAGAGGAAAAtaaggaaatatataaaatgtatgacttTTTCCcataaattagaatttaattcgATAAAGCCATGATAAATTTAGCAAATCTTTTAAGTAGTTTTTCTGTGTGACACAAGTACAGAACGAAAAATAATCGTTTAAATGTATCGAATAcagacaatttatatatttaattaaacatgtgTAAGATCTCTTACCTACAGCATGCGCAGCAATGCCAATCCTAGCTTGGTCAAGCTGTCCCATTGCGATCTTAAAGCCTTCTCCTGGTTGACCCACCACGAAGCTGTTAGGCACACGGACATCCTCCAGGGTTACGGTGCAAGCTGTTGCCGCCCTGTGGGTAGTGCTTGATATCTAAGTTATTCGGACCCCTTATTTCGGAAATTAAGGTTTTTGGTAAAGCGGAAGAGAAAGAGTTCCAGATTGGAGTGGAAaagtaagaatttaaaaaaattgatcaaagTAGTTTAGGCAATTGGacacaataaatacattcaaTTCATCAAATTATCGCTTTATTTATCTGAAAATCATATTAGCATAATAgcataaaaatgaatcgcagAACACATATTGCCGGTTTTGtgatctaaatttattttgccaTCCAAGgaacttattataaatgtatttaaaggtTGTCAACACTGTAACattggaataataataaataattcaaaattccaaaacattaagaaaaataaaatacaagatttaTGTGACTTATGACCTATAAGatataacataacaaacaggaagaaaaataaaaaaaatcattgtttgTATACATTCATAAGTTATTCAAActaagaaaaaattaatttcaaagtgTGAGTGGAGGAAATCTGGATATCGGATTCATTCTTATTCGATATCGTTTCTTAACGACAATTAACCGATAGTAAAAGCAATTAAAGATGGAAAGTTCAATTAGgcaaatagtattttaattattaccttaCTCCCATTATCTCTTCTTTCTTACCACGAAAAACACCCTCACAGTCCAGTGGAACTAGAAAACctggaaaatattaattaatttcacattTCAGGGGTACGTAGTTGTTCTCGTACATTTCTTTATAACACtgagaatgtttttttttgcccATGGCGCAGgtacactgaaaatgtttagaactgagcagttagaaacatttctaagaaaaactttatatgaatttcaattttagaactctttggtaacctaatgtattttgcattcatttgtcatttgttattCTGAATTAGCGAATAACTCTTGTCACACGTAAATATAACCTAACgcaagaaaattttcggtcaatgatttatttacatacttatatttaagCTTTGATGATAGGCTGCGATAAGCATTACTAAATGAAGCCCTATCTCCTGcaactttaaaaattggtttaacgagtttaagtAGAAATCTCAATGAAGGTACCCGTGAGGGACGTCATTTAACAGCAGCAactgaagataacatcagtgcTGTGCGACGCATGATCGAGGAAGATAAGAGTGTGACTTATCAGCAGATACGGGCAAGCCTAGGCATTGGTATGacgtaaaagttaaaaaaaatattattaacacctTCGCATGGACAGGTGTCGAAAAATGGTGTAGATATGTTCAACGGCAGTAACTCAAATGCTATATTTGACATCGTCACAGGTTATGAAAGCTGGATATATTGCTACGAACTCGAAACCAAAAGACAAGCAGCTCAGTGGGTTTCTTTTCGAATGGAAGAAGTTAAGGAAAAAAGATGATTGCCTCTTTCTTTGGTCGGAAAGTTTCATTTCTCGACATCTGTGCTAAAAGATGGAAAGGCAGTTACTGCAGACTGGTATGTCAATTGCTGTTTGTCTGTTGTTTTGGAAAACATTCGACAGCAGCGCCCTCGAAGCAGGATCTTCCTTCTCCACGACAATGCTTTATCTCACTGCGCAAAACGGACTTTTAAATACTTGTCTATGAATGTGTCGAGATAATGACCTacgactttcatttattcccaagaactaAAGAGAAAATTCGAGGTATTCGCTTTATGACCCCTgaagatgcggtgaaagcGTACGAAAATGCGATAGAAGAGACACCTAAGAAAGAATGGGCTTTTCTCAGTGGTCccatcgaatgcgacgatATGTAGAGAGGCACGGAACATTACGttacattaagccgtttttttattttctaataattttacaaacctacttaaaaaataaaaattaaaaacgtttattttggaacacaagatcatcatggtatcacttattccacgtcattaaattcgaacccttaggcatccctacacatcggcaaagaagacagagggtgttggccgagagaaaaagccagcgtaaaaaactctcggtattcttttaaaaaaaaagcaaatcatcaaacaattctacaatatttaaaacaaatatagcaaattaattagaagtagcctgcccagcactagtcccaggcccttttatcaacaaGATAATCACTAAcattatagtaagcctttttacacagcttttccttaatacatttcttaaatttaataaaaggcacagaaaaaagagcctctgggattttatgaaagaagagtatccctttacccaaaaagaattactaactttagacaGTCTAGTAGGGaaaaattgcagcctgcgtttgttccgagtattgacattgtgcgtataTTCTATTCTAGTATTATCAGTTATCACGTGacatatttagtaataattaagtagtatatttagtttttttattgttttcctGTTTATGATTTCTCATGTTTTATCACAGTATATCGTTAAGATTAGGACGAGATTATATTCGCAGGCattcatatttcaataaatctaTTACGTTTTTCGGTACGTGTGTGAAGAATGATGCATTTCTTGATTGCATCATTGTTCACACACGTACCAATCATCGATAAATCATATGTAATATTCCAAATGCATATTACCAGAACCAGGCAacctatatatacataatacctTTCTATATAACTCATTAGTAGATAAAATTGCACTCACAAACAATGCCTTTATGTCTCAGCGCTGGGTCAAAAGTTGCAAACACAACAGTGGCTGAGCCTTCTATAGCTGATGTCACCCAGCTCTTCTTGCCATTAATAATCCAATGGTCACCGTCTTTTGTTGCTGTTGTACCGATATTTGCCGCGTCACTACCGgcatctgtttttttttaatttctattattaaatagctttttggcgcctaaataaaaattaccattttttttatagaacagggcaaacgggcaggaggctcacctgatgttaagttataccgccgcccatggaaacTCGCAATaacggtacgctcttttcttgaaggaaagTCGAATTTGTACAAGTCGCTAACGTTCTTAATTACGAatctcaaattaatttatattatttttaaaaccaatgTATGTCCAAAATACACTATTGCTTATTTTGGACTTCAGAACAATCTTAAATAAAGCTTCCcagaaaattgaaacaaaatgataaatatcGGATAATGGtcaatatttatcatttagtttttttagtttgcTATGTAGATTGTAAGTGTTCaagataaatatacataatatggatGCAAAcgtgtatatatttatgtccATGACATTTAAAGGCACACACACAAGAATTATCTTCAGATAATTGTCTCAATCTTatcattcttttattttttatgtacttacttatattttttttataataaaaataatatttgaatatccAGAACATACCAGGCTCACTTAACGCGAAGCACCCAATACATCCCTGGGTAAAATTCCTTAAGAACATTTCCTTCTGTTCCTGTGTACCCTTCTCGTTCACCAGGTTAGCGTAGAGGAAGTTGTGTATGGAGAGAAGCATACCCGTGCTGGCACACCCTCGCGATAGTTCTTCAACAACGAGTGCCAAAGAGAGATAGTCGTATCCCAAACCTCCATATTCTGGATCGACACATGCCCCCATAAATCCAACATC contains:
- the LOC111000119 gene encoding short-chain specific acyl-CoA dehydrogenase, mitochondrial isoform X2, encoding MATIALNNSTKAIKLASCTKKLAVRCFTTQLTEKQLDIQKTVRNFTNEQLKPYAAKLDREGRYPYKEIKKLADVGFMGACVDPEYGGLGYDYLSLALVVEELSRGCASTGMLLSIHNFLYANLVNEKGTQEQKEMFLRNFTQGCIGCFALSEPDAGSDAANIGTTATKDGDHWIINGKKSWVTSAIEGSATVVFATFDPALRHKGIVCFLVPLDCEGVFRGKKEEIMGVRAATACTVTLEDVRVPNSFVVGQPGEGFKIAMGQLDQARIGIAAHAVGISQAALDTAISYAKERVAFGKSLSRLPSVQDRLTEMSVMIETSRLLTYRAATQVTTKNSAMAKYVAGRNAAAVADHCVQIMGGNGLSTKYNAERHYRDARGTQIYGGVTDIQKRLVGHFLLKENDAL
- the LOC111000119 gene encoding short-chain specific acyl-CoA dehydrogenase, mitochondrial isoform X1, with product MATIALNNSTKAIKLASCTKKLAVRCFTTQLTEKQLDIQKTVRNFTNEQLKPYAAKLDREGRYPYKEIKKLADVGFMGACVDPEYGGLGYDYLSLALVVEELSRGCASTGMLLSIHNFLYANLVNEKGTQEQKEMFLRNFTQGCIGCFALSEPDAGSDAANIGTTATKDGDHWIINGKKSWVTSAIEGSATVVFATFDPALRHKGIVCFLVPLDCEGVFRGKKEEIMGVSTTHRAATACTVTLEDVRVPNSFVVGQPGEGFKIAMGQLDQARIGIAAHAVGISQAALDTAISYAKERVAFGKSLSRLPSVQDRLTEMSVMIETSRLLTYRAATQVTTKNSAMAKYVAGRNAAAVADHCVQIMGGNGLSTKYNAERHYRDARGTQIYGGVTDIQKRLVGHFLLKENDAL